A region of Pyxidicoccus parkwaysis DNA encodes the following proteins:
- the acs gene encoding acetate--CoA ligase, giving the protein MTSNKDAFIPPKEQFSRTSHVKSLEDYQRLYKQSLEQPEAFWGEMAQQLTWFHKPDTVLDVDAEAVDFSWFGGGKLNVAFNCVDRHAKSRPGKPAIIWAKNEPGEYQVITFRDLQHHVGRVANVLKAHGVRKGDRVCIYLPMVPELAYTMLACARIGAVHSVVFAGFSSESLRERILDSGAKVLVTANEGPRGPKFVPTKAIADEAVEGLTQVESILVVRRTAKEVPMRMGRDHWLDVEMSRHRGTCPAEWMDAEDPLFILYTSGSTGKPKGVLHTTGGYLTYAATTFRYIFDIQPDDVHFCAADLGWVTGHSYILYGPLATGTTTVMFESTPTYPHAGRLWQVVDDVKATILYTAPTALRALIKEGDDFVKKSSRKTLRLLGSVGEPINPEVWRWYHDVVGEGRCPVVDTWWQTETGGILIAPLPGATPCKPGSATLPFFGVEPVLVDDEGRVIEGNGVTGNLCLARSWPGQARTLYGHHQRFVETYYSRFPSLYFTGDGCRRDEDGYYWITGRVDDVLNVSGHRLGTAEVESALVAHESVAEAAVVGFPHDLKGTGVCAFVTMKPDWAEASQEQMVGALKEQVRHVIGPIATPDRVVLVNGLPKTRSGKILRRMLRKIASGETDNLGDATTLADPAVLDELLTKGVPPQAKR; this is encoded by the coding sequence ATGACCTCGAACAAAGACGCGTTCATCCCCCCGAAGGAGCAGTTCAGCCGCACCTCGCACGTGAAGAGCCTGGAGGACTACCAGCGCCTCTACAAACAGAGCCTGGAGCAGCCCGAGGCCTTCTGGGGCGAGATGGCCCAGCAGCTCACCTGGTTCCACAAGCCCGACACGGTGCTGGACGTGGACGCCGAGGCGGTGGACTTCTCGTGGTTCGGCGGCGGCAAGCTCAACGTCGCCTTCAACTGCGTGGACCGTCACGCCAAGAGCCGCCCCGGCAAGCCCGCCATCATCTGGGCGAAGAACGAGCCCGGCGAGTACCAGGTCATCACCTTCCGTGACTTGCAGCACCACGTGGGCCGCGTGGCCAACGTGCTGAAGGCCCACGGCGTGCGCAAGGGCGACCGCGTCTGCATCTACCTGCCCATGGTGCCGGAGCTGGCCTACACCATGCTCGCCTGCGCGCGCATCGGCGCGGTGCACTCGGTGGTGTTCGCCGGCTTCTCGTCGGAGTCGCTGCGCGAGCGCATCCTCGACTCGGGCGCGAAGGTGCTCGTCACCGCCAACGAGGGCCCGCGCGGTCCCAAGTTCGTCCCCACCAAGGCCATCGCCGACGAGGCGGTGGAGGGTCTCACGCAGGTGGAGTCCATCCTCGTCGTGCGCCGCACCGCCAAGGAGGTGCCCATGCGCATGGGGCGCGACCATTGGCTGGACGTGGAGATGTCGCGGCACCGCGGCACCTGTCCCGCCGAGTGGATGGACGCCGAGGACCCGCTCTTCATCCTCTACACGTCCGGCTCCACCGGGAAGCCCAAGGGCGTGCTGCACACCACCGGCGGCTACCTCACGTACGCGGCCACCACGTTCCGCTACATCTTCGACATCCAGCCGGACGACGTGCACTTCTGCGCCGCGGACCTGGGCTGGGTGACGGGCCACAGCTACATCCTCTACGGCCCGCTGGCGACGGGCACCACCACCGTCATGTTCGAGTCCACGCCCACGTACCCCCACGCGGGCCGGCTCTGGCAGGTGGTGGATGACGTCAAGGCCACCATCCTCTACACCGCGCCCACCGCGCTGCGCGCCCTCATCAAGGAGGGCGACGACTTCGTGAAGAAGTCCTCGCGCAAGACGCTGCGCCTCCTGGGCTCGGTGGGCGAGCCCATCAACCCCGAGGTGTGGCGCTGGTACCACGACGTGGTGGGCGAGGGCCGCTGCCCCGTGGTGGACACGTGGTGGCAGACGGAGACGGGCGGCATCCTCATCGCCCCGCTGCCGGGCGCCACGCCGTGCAAGCCGGGCTCGGCCACCCTGCCCTTCTTCGGCGTGGAGCCGGTGCTGGTGGACGACGAGGGCCGCGTGATTGAGGGCAACGGCGTCACCGGCAACCTGTGCCTGGCGCGCTCGTGGCCGGGGCAGGCGCGCACGCTGTACGGCCACCACCAGCGCTTCGTGGAGACGTACTACTCGCGCTTCCCCTCGCTGTACTTCACGGGCGACGGCTGCCGCCGCGACGAGGACGGCTACTACTGGATTACGGGCCGCGTGGACGACGTGCTCAACGTGTCCGGCCACCGCCTGGGCACCGCGGAGGTGGAGAGCGCGCTGGTGGCCCATGAGTCCGTCGCCGAGGCCGCCGTGGTGGGCTTCCCGCACGACTTGAAGGGCACGGGCGTGTGCGCCTTCGTCACCATGAAGCCGGACTGGGCGGAGGCCTCGCAGGAGCAGATGGTGGGCGCGCTCAAGGAGCAGGTGCGCCACGTCATCGGCCCCATCGCCACGCCGGACCGGGTGGTGCTGGTGAATGGCCTGCCCAAGACGCGCTCCGGCAAGATTCTGCGGCGCATGTTGCGCAAGATTGCCTCCGGCGAGACGGACAACCTGGGCGACGCCACCACCCTGGCGGACCCGGCCGTGCTCGATGAGCTGCTGACCAAGGGTGTCCCCCCACAGGCGAAGCGTTGA
- a CDS encoding superoxide dismutase family protein produces MKIRALLTAAALTAALPALAQAPQAAPPAQGEGKGQNEGKGKGSAAEHGKGKGAEQTGTAPGTPAAPGATPPKAAPPKGETAKAMVKDAQGKDVGEVTLEQTAQGVVVKGTLSNLPPGEHAFHIHETGKCEAPDFKTAGGHFNPTKKAHGMMSPKGKHQGDLPNLYVDQTGTVKFDTFSQNGLTVKALFDKDGSAVVVHAKEDDYFTDPTGDAGGRIACGVVEKAQ; encoded by the coding sequence ATGAAGATTCGAGCCCTGCTGACCGCCGCCGCCCTCACCGCCGCCCTGCCCGCGCTGGCCCAGGCCCCGCAGGCCGCGCCGCCCGCCCAGGGCGAGGGAAAGGGGCAGAACGAGGGAAAGGGCAAGGGGAGCGCGGCTGAGCACGGAAAGGGCAAGGGGGCCGAGCAGACCGGCACCGCCCCGGGCACGCCCGCCGCTCCGGGAGCCACTCCGCCGAAGGCGGCGCCGCCGAAGGGTGAGACGGCGAAGGCGATGGTGAAGGACGCCCAGGGCAAGGACGTGGGCGAAGTCACGCTGGAGCAGACGGCGCAGGGCGTGGTGGTGAAGGGCACGCTGAGCAACCTGCCGCCCGGCGAGCACGCGTTCCACATCCACGAGACGGGCAAGTGCGAGGCCCCGGACTTCAAGACGGCGGGCGGCCACTTCAACCCGACGAAGAAGGCCCACGGCATGATGTCGCCGAAGGGCAAGCACCAGGGCGATTTGCCCAACCTCTATGTGGACCAGACCGGCACCGTGAAGTTCGACACGTTCTCCCAGAACGGGCTGACGGTGAAGGCGCTGTTCGACAAGGACGGCTCCGCGGTGGTGGTGCACGCCAAGGAGGACGACTACTTCACCGACCCGACCGGCGACGCCGGTGGCCGCATCGCCTGCGGCGTGGTGGAGAAGGCGCAGTAG
- a CDS encoding YeeE/YedE family protein yields the protein MHPFLLSLLGGVLIGVSASLLLLFNGRIAGISGITGGLLTPASGDVGWRVAFIGGLVLGGALLMAFLPRAIGAPAVSSAGVVALAGLLVGFGSRLGSGCTSGHGVCGVARGGKRSIVATTVFVATGMGTVFVMRHLMGGA from the coding sequence ATGCACCCCTTCCTTCTCTCCCTCCTGGGCGGCGTCCTCATTGGCGTGAGCGCCTCCCTCCTGCTCCTCTTCAACGGCCGCATCGCGGGCATCAGCGGCATCACCGGCGGTCTCCTCACTCCCGCGAGCGGTGACGTCGGCTGGCGCGTGGCCTTCATCGGCGGCCTCGTGCTCGGAGGCGCCCTGCTGATGGCCTTCCTTCCCCGGGCGATTGGCGCCCCTGCCGTGTCGAGCGCTGGAGTCGTCGCCCTCGCGGGCCTGCTCGTAGGCTTCGGCTCGCGCCTGGGCAGCGGCTGCACCAGTGGCCACGGCGTCTGTGGCGTGGCACGCGGCGGCAAGCGCTCGATAGTGGCCACCACCGTCTTCGTGGCGACCGGAATGGGCACCGTCTTCGTGATGCGTCACCTGATGGGAGGTGCGTGA
- a CDS encoding protein kinase domain-containing protein yields MVFSRPPAYPPGNILFRLDGVAYELARDLGPGSHGERIVLAIKRGRSRKDLGRVLIKMLALPTLTEAMKEARERLEEEVRLAMYLNHPHIARVHGLHASRKALHVILEAVSGRSLEGLLNLSHERERYFSEEFMLHVGAQVAGALAHAHGSRDAQGEPLHIVHRAVDPTRIRVKLSGKAKLTDFGLASAHLPGRRTARVPRVRGDAYYASPEALLGEPEDARSDVFVLGLVLLEFATGRHLLNPPDLLPHDLLRKVPEHERERIGDAIARAQDAWSQPDMGEIVLRAVTFTPEDIARATEGLTESVRALFSRLLRRNPSERYASAAEVEQRMRRLLHEREDYGPKEAAAELHQALVEAGEAVAEDAGPGTGRVPHPDSVTTEPAVP; encoded by the coding sequence ATGGTGTTCTCCCGCCCCCCGGCGTACCCGCCGGGAAACATCCTCTTCCGCCTCGACGGTGTCGCCTACGAGTTGGCTCGGGACCTGGGGCCCGGCAGCCATGGCGAGCGCATCGTCCTGGCCATCAAGCGAGGCAGGAGCCGGAAGGACCTGGGCCGGGTCCTCATCAAGATGCTGGCGCTTCCCACCCTCACCGAGGCCATGAAGGAGGCACGCGAGCGACTGGAGGAGGAGGTGCGGTTGGCCATGTACCTGAACCATCCCCACATCGCCCGGGTCCACGGGCTGCACGCGTCCCGGAAGGCCCTGCACGTCATCCTGGAGGCCGTCAGCGGGCGCTCGTTGGAAGGCCTCCTCAACCTCTCCCACGAGCGCGAGCGCTATTTCTCCGAGGAGTTCATGCTCCACGTCGGCGCGCAGGTGGCGGGGGCCCTGGCCCACGCGCACGGCAGCCGCGACGCGCAAGGTGAGCCGCTGCACATCGTCCACCGCGCGGTGGACCCTACCCGCATCCGCGTGAAGCTGAGCGGCAAGGCGAAGCTGACGGACTTCGGCCTCGCGTCCGCGCACCTGCCCGGCCGGCGCACCGCGCGCGTGCCACGTGTCAGGGGCGACGCCTACTACGCCTCACCGGAGGCGCTGCTGGGAGAGCCCGAGGATGCCCGCTCCGACGTGTTCGTCCTCGGGCTGGTGTTGCTGGAGTTCGCCACCGGCCGGCACCTGCTCAACCCGCCGGACCTGCTGCCGCACGACCTGCTGCGCAAGGTCCCTGAACATGAGCGCGAGCGCATCGGTGATGCCATCGCGCGCGCACAGGACGCATGGTCCCAGCCGGACATGGGGGAAATCGTCCTGCGGGCCGTCACCTTCACACCCGAGGACATCGCACGAGCCACGGAAGGACTGACCGAATCCGTGCGAGCCCTCTTCTCCAGACTGCTGCGCCGCAATCCATCGGAGCGCTACGCCTCCGCCGCGGAGGTGGAGCAACGGATGCGCAGGCTGCTACACGAGCGCGAAGACTACGGCCCCAAGGAAGCGGCCGCGGAGCTGCATCAAGCCCTGGTGGAGGCGGGAGAAGCCGTGGCGGAGGACGCGGGGCCCGGCACGGGACGTGTGCCGCACCCGGACAGCGTCACCACCGAACCCGCCGTCCCATGA
- a CDS encoding alpha/beta hydrolase family protein, protein MQTQTTARPRSPLFLLAMLVTLAISCRATPAEAAGKDYAQERGTFKTKLLRRGPSPQEGEVGLKPRGANVVTYRSGDLELTAFVSPVPQDGKKHPAVLFLHGGFAFGGDDWEMTAPLREAGFVVMMPLLRGENGQPGTFSFFYDEVDDVLAAADALARLPGVDASHLYVSGHSVGGTLALLAAQTSRAFRAATSLSGSPDQKGFIVGREDIVPFAVTDAREITMRSPGAFATSFKCPTRLFFGTEEPYFSAESQKTAQRAKKAGLDVQAKSVPGDHFSAVPEALQQSIAFFRAN, encoded by the coding sequence ATGCAAACACAGACAACCGCCCGTCCCCGTTCCCCGCTGTTCCTCCTGGCCATGCTCGTGACGCTGGCCATCAGTTGCCGCGCCACGCCCGCCGAAGCCGCCGGCAAGGACTACGCGCAGGAGCGTGGAACCTTCAAGACGAAGCTGCTCCGACGCGGTCCCTCTCCCCAGGAGGGTGAGGTGGGCCTGAAGCCCCGGGGCGCGAACGTGGTGACGTATCGCTCGGGAGACCTGGAGCTCACCGCGTTCGTCAGCCCGGTTCCCCAGGACGGCAAGAAGCACCCCGCGGTGCTCTTCCTCCACGGCGGCTTCGCCTTCGGAGGAGATGACTGGGAGATGACGGCTCCCCTGCGCGAAGCAGGCTTCGTGGTGATGATGCCCCTGCTGCGCGGAGAGAACGGGCAGCCAGGCACCTTCAGCTTCTTCTATGACGAGGTGGACGACGTGCTCGCCGCGGCCGATGCACTGGCGCGGCTCCCGGGAGTGGATGCCTCCCACCTCTACGTATCCGGGCACAGCGTGGGAGGCACCCTGGCCCTGCTCGCGGCGCAGACATCGCGCGCCTTCCGAGCGGCCACGTCGCTCTCGGGCTCGCCTGACCAGAAGGGATTCATCGTCGGGCGCGAGGACATCGTTCCGTTCGCCGTGACGGATGCGCGCGAAATCACGATGCGCTCCCCCGGAGCCTTCGCCACCAGCTTCAAGTGCCCTACGCGCCTCTTCTTCGGCACCGAGGAGCCCTACTTCAGCGCGGAGTCCCAGAAGACGGCCCAGCGCGCGAAGAAGGCCGGGCTGGACGTGCAGGCGAAGTCGGTGCCCGGCGACCACTTCAGCGCGGTGCCCGAGGCGCTCCAGCAGAGCATCGCGTTCTTCCGCGCCAACTAG
- a CDS encoding DUF485 domain-containing protein, whose product MQANSREEALEALAASRWRVAAALTVAMLVAYLGFILLVAFNKPLMGQQITPGLSIGILLGVLVILAAWVLTGLYILWANGKYDRALHQYRDGK is encoded by the coding sequence ATGCAAGCGAACTCCCGAGAGGAAGCGCTGGAAGCACTGGCCGCGTCACGCTGGCGCGTGGCGGCGGCGCTCACGGTGGCCATGCTGGTGGCGTACCTCGGCTTCATCCTGCTGGTGGCCTTCAACAAGCCGCTGATGGGGCAGCAAATCACTCCGGGCCTGTCCATCGGCATCCTGCTCGGGGTGCTCGTCATCCTGGCCGCGTGGGTGCTGACGGGCCTCTACATCCTCTGGGCGAACGGGAAGTACGACCGGGCCCTCCACCAGTACCGCGACGGGAAGTGA
- a CDS encoding HsdM family class I SAM-dependent methyltransferase has translation MRRAASSSLEVDEEKLVRRFPGLDRKAMGAFFTPAPLAERTLTLALEHLGEGPLTVVDPACGAGAFLTAAARLRPDARLCGLELDAEVARVCQSRVPGADVRAGDSLRGGLEPLLAATPPEHRELWVGNPPYNGTSPVLKDASTYARLRALLPLALPPGTSLRDDFAFFLLVAAHRLVSRPGVLAFITPATLLDAFLYAPLRQSLLATLALREVVDLGPGAFSGTQVRTCITVWSSLPGPRVAPRFERRGVWQGFTPEAPEWRLAPTAPEASELDARWRAEGEPLTTLIPVSLPGVKTRFDELLVDADAERLLARVRAFAAARKEELPDFARAHGLPEELLPKLRELKAGPPLEVDPSHVRPFFRYAGARHRGTVPHEARAYCYLDRRLIPRGDHRLRGPYDPHLGAVKLLFNVRELPLSAALLEEEGCVHDHRHARFAPLYVPQRLRDEGLVVTRSASTLEELGPLVPNLSPRGQQWAESLGGPLEAFRALVAFLNGPEVQDVWAPAFGASRVVPVPL, from the coding sequence ATGCGACGCGCTGCCAGCAGCTCGTTGGAGGTGGATGAGGAGAAGCTCGTCCGTCGGTTCCCCGGCCTGGACCGCAAGGCGATGGGTGCGTTCTTCACGCCCGCGCCGCTGGCGGAGCGCACACTGACGCTCGCGCTGGAGCACCTGGGCGAAGGCCCGCTCACGGTGGTGGACCCGGCATGCGGCGCGGGAGCCTTTCTCACGGCGGCGGCGAGGCTGCGGCCCGATGCACGGCTGTGCGGCCTCGAGCTCGACGCGGAGGTGGCGCGCGTCTGCCAGTCCCGCGTGCCCGGCGCGGACGTGCGCGCGGGAGATTCGCTGCGAGGAGGCCTGGAGCCGCTGCTCGCCGCGACGCCGCCGGAGCACCGCGAGCTGTGGGTGGGCAACCCGCCCTACAACGGCACGTCGCCGGTGCTGAAGGACGCGAGCACCTACGCGCGGCTGCGCGCCCTGCTCCCGCTGGCCCTGCCGCCGGGCACGAGCCTGCGAGACGACTTCGCCTTCTTCCTGCTGGTGGCCGCGCACCGGCTCGTCTCGCGTCCCGGAGTGCTCGCGTTCATCACTCCGGCGACGCTGCTGGACGCGTTCCTGTACGCACCGCTGCGCCAGTCGCTGCTGGCCACGCTGGCCCTGCGCGAGGTGGTGGACCTGGGCCCCGGCGCCTTCTCCGGCACGCAGGTGCGCACGTGCATCACCGTGTGGTCTTCGCTGCCGGGCCCACGCGTGGCACCACGCTTCGAGCGCCGGGGCGTGTGGCAGGGCTTCACGCCCGAGGCACCGGAATGGCGCCTCGCGCCCACGGCGCCGGAGGCCTCGGAGCTGGACGCGCGCTGGCGCGCGGAGGGCGAGCCGCTGACGACGCTCATCCCGGTGAGCCTGCCCGGAGTGAAGACGCGCTTCGATGAATTGCTGGTGGACGCGGACGCGGAGCGGCTGCTGGCCCGGGTGCGAGCCTTCGCTGCGGCTCGCAAGGAGGAGCTGCCCGACTTCGCGCGCGCCCATGGGCTGCCGGAGGAATTGCTGCCCAAGCTGCGCGAGCTGAAGGCGGGCCCGCCGCTGGAGGTGGACCCGAGCCACGTGCGTCCCTTCTTCCGCTACGCGGGCGCGAGACATCGGGGCACGGTGCCACACGAGGCGCGCGCGTACTGCTACCTGGACCGCCGCCTCATTCCTCGTGGAGACCACCGGCTGCGCGGACCGTATGACCCGCACCTGGGCGCGGTGAAGCTCCTCTTCAACGTACGCGAGTTGCCGCTGTCCGCCGCGCTGCTGGAGGAGGAGGGCTGCGTGCACGACCACCGGCACGCGCGCTTCGCTCCGCTGTACGTGCCGCAACGCCTGCGGGACGAGGGGCTCGTCGTCACCCGCTCCGCGTCGACGCTGGAGGAGTTGGGGCCGCTGGTGCCCAACCTCTCGCCCCGGGGGCAGCAGTGGGCGGAGAGCCTCGGAGGACCGCTGGAGGCCTTCCGCGCGCTGGTGGCATTCCTCAACGGGCCCGAGGTGCAGGACGTCTGGGCGCCGGCCTTCGGCGCCTCCCGCGTGGTGCCGGTGCCGCTGTAG
- a CDS encoding DUF6691 family protein encodes MKAMLLAGLAGLLFAVGLGIGGMTDPARVLGFLDVTGDWDPSLLFLMAGAVGTHAVLRRLIVHRPRPVFAPAFPNLSQTRVDRRLVGGAALFGIGWGLAGYCPGPALVSLAKGAPLLVLFVAAMLAGMALFRGWEAARTSMRRGTADGEQPTGGRPHAGTTP; translated from the coding sequence ATGAAGGCCATGCTCCTGGCCGGACTGGCCGGACTGCTCTTCGCGGTGGGTCTGGGCATTGGCGGCATGACGGACCCTGCCCGAGTCCTCGGCTTCCTCGACGTCACCGGTGACTGGGACCCGAGCCTCCTCTTCCTCATGGCCGGTGCCGTCGGGACGCACGCCGTCCTGCGCCGGCTCATCGTGCACCGGCCGCGACCCGTGTTCGCGCCGGCCTTCCCCAACCTCAGCCAGACGCGAGTGGACCGGCGGCTCGTCGGCGGCGCGGCCCTGTTCGGCATCGGCTGGGGACTGGCGGGTTACTGCCCGGGCCCGGCGCTCGTCTCGCTCGCGAAGGGCGCGCCCCTGCTGGTGCTGTTCGTCGCGGCCATGCTCGCGGGCATGGCCCTCTTCCGAGGCTGGGAGGCGGCTCGCACTTCGATGCGGCGCGGAACTGCCGACGGTGAGCAACCCACCGGAGGCCGGCCGCACGCGGGCACCACGCCCTGA
- a CDS encoding sodium:solute symporter family transporter — MNPTTPLGTQLGQPNTTAIIFFLLFVGITLAITYWAARKTKTTSEFFAAGGGVSAAQNGFALAGDFMSAASFLGIAGLVALSGFDGLIYSVGWLVGWPVVTFLIAEPLRNLGKYTFADVVAYRLKQTPVRLSAAFGTLAVVSFYLIAQMVGAGNLIHLLFGLSYETAVVIVGAVMILYVLFGGMIATTWVQIVKAVLLLAGATALALAVLYKFGFSPVALFNEAATQYGAETLAPGKLVSSPLEAISLGLALMFGTAGLPHILMRFYTVPDAKAARSSVFYATGLIGYFYLVTFILGFGASVLVGRAAITGVDKGGNMAAPMLAEVVGGTGFLGFISAVAFATILAVVAGLTLSGAAALSHDLWSTVVRKGKAPESEQLKVARIASLALGILAIILGVIFKGQNVAFMVGLAFAIAASGNFPALLLSMAWKNFTTRGAVACMLTGTFTAVVLIFLSPTVQVDLLHNAAAPFPLKNPGIITIPLAFVVGVVVSLLFPEREAAERFAEVRHRMHVGAPTPSLPAPEAPVSTPPAVVRPSKA; from the coding sequence ATGAACCCGACGACTCCCCTTGGCACGCAATTGGGCCAGCCCAACACGACGGCCATCATCTTCTTCCTCCTCTTCGTCGGCATCACCCTGGCGATTACGTACTGGGCGGCGCGCAAGACGAAGACGACGTCCGAGTTCTTCGCCGCGGGTGGCGGCGTCAGCGCCGCGCAGAACGGCTTCGCGCTGGCGGGTGACTTCATGAGCGCCGCCAGCTTCCTCGGCATCGCGGGCCTCGTGGCGCTGTCCGGCTTCGACGGGCTCATCTACTCCGTCGGCTGGCTGGTGGGCTGGCCGGTGGTGACGTTCCTCATCGCCGAGCCGCTGCGCAACCTGGGCAAGTACACCTTCGCGGACGTGGTGGCGTACCGGCTGAAGCAGACGCCGGTGCGGCTGTCCGCGGCCTTCGGCACGCTCGCGGTGGTGAGCTTCTACCTGATTGCGCAGATGGTGGGCGCCGGCAACCTCATCCACCTGCTCTTCGGCCTGTCGTACGAGACGGCCGTCGTCATCGTGGGCGCGGTGATGATTCTGTACGTGCTCTTCGGCGGCATGATTGCCACCACGTGGGTGCAGATTGTAAAGGCCGTGCTGCTGCTGGCGGGCGCCACGGCGCTGGCCCTCGCGGTGCTCTACAAGTTCGGCTTCAGCCCGGTGGCGCTCTTCAACGAGGCGGCCACGCAATACGGGGCGGAGACGCTGGCGCCGGGCAAGCTCGTGTCGAGCCCGCTGGAAGCCATCTCCCTGGGGCTGGCGCTGATGTTCGGCACGGCGGGCCTGCCGCACATCCTGATGCGCTTCTACACGGTGCCGGACGCGAAGGCGGCGCGCAGCAGCGTGTTCTACGCCACGGGGCTCATCGGCTACTTCTACCTCGTCACCTTCATCCTCGGCTTCGGCGCGTCGGTGCTGGTGGGCCGCGCGGCGATTACGGGCGTGGACAAGGGCGGCAACATGGCGGCGCCGATGCTGGCCGAGGTGGTGGGCGGCACGGGCTTCCTGGGCTTCATCTCCGCGGTGGCCTTCGCCACCATTCTCGCGGTGGTGGCGGGCCTGACGCTGTCCGGCGCGGCGGCGCTGTCGCACGACTTGTGGAGCACGGTGGTGCGCAAGGGCAAGGCGCCGGAGAGCGAGCAGCTCAAGGTGGCGCGCATCGCGAGCCTCGCGCTGGGCATCCTGGCCATCATCCTGGGCGTCATCTTCAAGGGACAGAACGTGGCCTTCATGGTGGGCCTGGCCTTCGCGATTGCGGCGAGCGGCAACTTCCCCGCGCTGCTCTTGTCCATGGCGTGGAAGAACTTCACCACGCGGGGCGCGGTGGCCTGCATGTTGACGGGCACCTTCACCGCGGTGGTGCTCATCTTCCTGTCGCCCACGGTGCAGGTGGACCTGCTGCACAACGCCGCGGCGCCCTTCCCGCTGAAGAACCCGGGCATCATCACCATTCCGCTGGCCTTCGTGGTGGGCGTGGTGGTGTCGCTGCTCTTCCCGGAGCGCGAGGCCGCGGAACGCTTCGCCGAGGTGCGCCACCGGATGCACGTGGGCGCGCCCACGCCGAGCCTGCCCGCGCCCGAGGCGCCGGTGTCCACGCCGCCCGCGGTGGTGCGCCCGAGCAAGGCCTGA
- a CDS encoding sigma-70 family RNA polymerase sigma factor yields the protein MAARSDAELIAAAREGDDEALDALLARHEHQVYRFGLRMCGSEEDAKEVLQETLLTAFRGLHAFRGDAELSTWLYQVARSHCFRARRRRAGMPEEHLTLDSPDAAGVPTEGPRPDEKAHARQMGEVLQAAILALPETHREALILRDVEGLSAEEAARVVGIEVRALKSRLHRARMQLREHLATLMGEDATAGGRGCPELAQELTDYAAQDIDQATCVRIEDHFGRCARCAEECESLKRTVSLCRRIPGDEVPAPVRAAVRQALHGAVSSRA from the coding sequence ATGGCGGCGAGAAGTGACGCGGAGCTGATTGCGGCGGCACGGGAGGGCGACGACGAGGCCCTGGACGCGCTGCTCGCGCGGCACGAGCATCAGGTGTACCGCTTCGGCCTGCGCATGTGCGGCTCTGAGGAGGACGCGAAGGAGGTACTCCAGGAGACGCTGCTCACTGCCTTCCGGGGCCTGCACGCCTTCCGGGGCGACGCGGAGCTGTCCACCTGGCTCTACCAGGTGGCGCGGAGCCACTGCTTCCGCGCTCGGAGGCGGCGGGCGGGAATGCCCGAGGAGCACCTGACGCTCGATTCACCCGACGCGGCCGGAGTGCCCACGGAAGGCCCGCGTCCCGACGAGAAGGCGCACGCACGGCAGATGGGCGAGGTCCTCCAGGCCGCCATCCTCGCGCTCCCGGAAACACATCGGGAGGCGCTCATCCTCCGGGATGTCGAAGGCCTGTCCGCCGAGGAGGCCGCGCGCGTGGTGGGCATCGAGGTGCGGGCTCTCAAGAGCCGGCTGCACCGCGCGCGCATGCAGTTGCGCGAGCACCTCGCCACGCTCATGGGCGAGGACGCGACGGCGGGCGGGCGGGGATGCCCGGAGCTGGCGCAGGAGCTCACGGACTACGCCGCGCAGGACATCGACCAGGCCACGTGTGTCCGCATCGAGGACCATTTCGGACGCTGCGCGCGCTGCGCCGAGGAATGCGAGTCCCTCAAGCGCACCGTGTCTCTCTGCCGCCGCATCCCCGGCGACGAAGTGCCGGCGCCCGTGCGCGCGGCGGTGCGGCAGGCGCTGCACGGCGCCGTGTCATCACGAGCCTGA
- a CDS encoding MBL fold metallo-hydrolase, translating to MLFRQLFDATSSTYTYLIADLASRKALLIDPVAEQADRDLTLVQELGLTLTHVFDTHVHADHVTASGLLRERTGAKVVGGAAGAPCADLHVNHGDVVRVGALELQVLATPGHTDDSVSYFMGDRIFTGDALLIRGNGRTDFQNGSATTLYDSITRVLFALPDETLVYPTHDYKGLTVTTIGEEKRFNKRIAGKSREQFIDIMDHLGLPKPKQIDVAVPANRACGLVRPDAHAMQ from the coding sequence ATGCTGTTCCGACAACTCTTCGACGCCACGTCTTCGACCTATACCTATCTCATCGCCGACCTGGCCAGCCGCAAGGCGCTCCTCATCGACCCGGTCGCCGAGCAGGCGGACCGCGACCTGACGCTGGTGCAGGAGCTGGGCCTCACCCTCACCCATGTCTTCGACACCCACGTCCACGCCGACCACGTCACCGCCTCGGGCCTCCTGCGAGAGCGCACGGGTGCCAAGGTGGTGGGAGGCGCGGCGGGAGCGCCGTGCGCCGACCTCCACGTGAATCACGGAGACGTGGTGCGCGTGGGCGCCCTGGAGCTCCAGGTGCTTGCCACGCCGGGGCACACCGACGACAGCGTGAGCTACTTCATGGGCGACCGCATCTTCACCGGAGACGCGCTCCTCATTCGCGGCAACGGACGCACCGACTTCCAGAATGGGAGTGCGACCACGCTCTACGACTCCATCACCCGCGTGCTGTTCGCCCTCCCCGACGAGACGCTCGTCTATCCCACGCATGACTACAAGGGCCTCACGGTGACGACCATCGGCGAGGAGAAGCGCTTCAACAAGCGCATCGCCGGAAAGAGTCGCGAGCAGTTCATCGACATCATGGACCACCTCGGACTGCCGAAGCCCAAGCAGATCGACGTGGCCGTCCCCGCGAACCGCGCCTGCGGCCTCGTGAGGCCCGACGCACATGCGATGCAGTGA